In Fibrobacter sp., the sequence TCAAGCCGCTTGCAGCAACAAAAGCAAAGCCATCCCCCTGTTCTTTACTAGAACTCGAAGCAATCTCTACACTCGAACTAGAAGAAGCTTCAATAGAAACAGTGAGTGTCTGAGCCTTAAGGTCGTTGTAATTGTCATTACCCCTTACCATAAAGTAAACGGTATAATCACCCGCCTTCGTTGCGGTCGGCAAGGTCTTAGAATACTTGTCAGCGCCCTTTAACTTATAAACCATTACGCCGTTTTCA encodes:
- a CDS encoding T9SS type A sorting domain-containing protein, encoding ENGVMVYKLKGADKYSKTLPTATKAGDYTVYFMVRGNDNYNDLKAQTLTVSIEASSSSSVEIASSSSKEQGDGFAFVAASGLKVQFVRNELTVTATTASEVKVYVFDLQGNLKKRYHGQSAGTHSVSLGQLNRGLYLVRVVSSGNVQTLRAQVK